A segment of the Staphylococcus ratti genome:
ATTCCATCTGAGGCTAAAAGTTCTAATTTTTCGTCATCAGATAATTCACTTAATTTATCTTTAAGTTTTAATTCCCGATATTTTGCGCCATGCGTATTGAATAATTTCTTAATTTCAATACCAGACTGTTGAACAATCTCTCTAAATTCCTCTTTTGTCGGCGTCAATTGTACGATATCAATTGGTTCATAGCTCACGCCATGCTCAGATAAAAATTTTGCAGCTTTTTTACATGTAGTACAATTAGGATACTGATAAAACTTAATCATGCTCTAACCTCCTTGCTTGACTTATAACAAATATACCAAAATTTGTTAGATTAGACTAATTTTAAGTTGATGCTCATTTTTAATATTGATTAAATCATGAAATATGACGTATTATAAGAAATTCGTTATACTTTGTAATAAGAAAAAGAACAACGGAGGAAATACTTATGCAAAAAATTCAAAACATGGATAGATTCAAAGAAATCATTAATGGTGACAACATTGCGATTGTAAAATTTGAAGCAAGTTGGTGTCCCGATTGTAAAGCGATGGACATGTGGGTCGACCCAATCGTCCAAAAATACAATCAATATGATTGGTATGTCGTGAACCGTGATGAAGTTGAAGAAGCAGCCATTGAAAATGACGTAATGGGCATCCCAAGTATTCTTATTTTCAAAAATGGCGAGAAATTGCACCACCTGCATTCCGCACATGCAAAATCTCCAGAACAAGTTGAATCATTTTTAGCTGAAAGTTTAGGATAAAGCTTAAAAAGACACGTAGATCATGATTTAATCTACGTGTCTTTTTTACTTTTAAATATATTCAGTATAAACGCCTTTATTTTTACGTTTGGCCTCTGTCTCTTTTTCGCTCTCGAGATCTGTTAAATAAATAAAACCAATGAGCCTTTCATCTGGGAGTACACCAAAAACATTTCTCACTTTTGGATGAAAAATATACGTAGGTGTTTTCCAACACGTGCCAATACCTTTTTCATATAAAAGAAGTAATAAATTTTGTGCATATGCTCCAACCGCTAAATAATTTTCATTTTCTTCACGTTGGCGTGCATCACATTTCATAATCAGCGCAATAAAGCCCCCTAAATTGGTCACTGCGTCATAATGACTTTGTTTTTTTTCTGGTTCCCGTGGAAAAGCATAACGTGTGACTTCTTTGCTCATTTCACCCAACTTATGTTTTGGAACGTAGACCACGCGCCATGGCTCACGCATACCATGATTCGGCGCATTAGCTGCTTCTACCACTGCTTCTCTCACCGCATCTTCATTAATATGCATATCTCTATTAAACTTCTTAATACTTCTTCGATATTTAATAGCGTGTTGAAGTTCCATCGTCATCTTCCCCTTTTAATGTTGATAATCATTATCAATTATATCTGACGATGTACAACTTTTCAAATTACTGATACAAAGCCATTGCGCTTTTGAGTGTTTTTACATCGAGTTGTCCTGGTGCCACGCTTTCAGTTATTGCCCCGTAAGTTAGCGCCCCGCCAAACGTTTGTTGTGCAGTTCTTGATATTATGCCTAGTTGAGACATCGAAATACCTGTTATCCAATGTGGCAACGCCGAACTCGCATCTGTCACTGCGTGCAAGAGCGTTAAAACATCTTGTCTCGTGTGAGGCATTACCGCAATTTTCAAGTGTGTGCCTTTCCATTTCGACATATGGTAATATGTTTTTTTTAGCACCTCTAACTGAGGGGTTTCATGAAAATTATGATAAGATACGACAACATCAGTGCCTGTAGACTGAATTTGTGCAACTAAACTTTCACGATGATAAGAGGGCGCCCATTCGATATCCACATAATCCACCTGCTCCAATTCAGCGATATCTTTCATCAATCCTTCATACACACCCTCTAGAATAGCACCTTTGCCCCCTTGTGCTGTCGTTCTAAAAGTAACAAGCACCGCTTTGTGTAATCCCTTTTGATGTAACTGTTCCAACATTTGTCTAACCTTATTTAACGAAACATCTGGAATCGCATCGATTCTTAATTCTAAAATATCAAAGTATTGTTGTTTTTCTTCAATTAAAGTTAAATCATCAGTTGATAAATGAATTGTAGTTGGCATAAAACTTGCTACAATTTGTGTTTTCATATGATACACCTTCTTATTTTAGGATAGATTGTGGTTAATGTTAGCTTATCTTAAAACAATTTAAAAGTATGTATCTGAAAAAATTGTCTAAAAGTAATCCAACACTTATTCAATGATACACTTAGTATTAAAATCATTTTATACGCGCAAATGTGCTTACAACATGCACCTTAAAAGTGCACACCCTTTTGAAGCGATTTATACATTACATGCAATCATTTATTTCCTTTATTATTTTAGGCGTTATTTAATCAAACTTAATTTATCAGAATATTCTAAATTATAGTTGCAATAATGTTTAATTTTTTATATGATTAATATAATAAACATAACTTTATGATAGGAGAATGCTAATGATAAAAGTTTTAAACGATCGTCATGCAAAAGCATTTTACCAATTGACTTGTGAAGCTTTTCGCCTTCACCCTTCTGCTTTTGTACATGAAATCAATGAACGCACTGATTATACAGAGCAAGATATAGCCCAGCTGCTTCACCCAGATTACCACCATCATCAAATATTTTTTGGCGCATTTGAAGATGAAATGCTCATCGGATTTGTCCAACTCAATTTCTTCCCTTATACCTCTAAAAGTCATAAAGCAACCATTCAAGGATTATTTGTCAAGCCTGATTACAGAGGGAAAACGGTTGGCAGACAGCTCATGAAATACCTTATTCAATATGCAAAACAACACAACATAGAACAGCTCATATTAGGTGTTGCCTCAAATAACATCGCTGCTAAAGTATTTTGCGGACATCTTGGCTTTGAATTTTTAGGTCTTGAATCACATGCCCGTAAATATGAAAACACATACATAGACGAGCATTGGCTCATTCATTATATGGATAATGATCCTATCTAAAATGCGCGAATCGCTTATCTATTATGTATAAAAAGATGTAAAACATAGCCCTTCCCCAACCTTTGATACTACTAAAACAAGACACTATCACAATACCTTTTTAAACTAAATGAATGATGACACATACAGAATCCACCCTTATTTATTTGTAGCA
Coding sequences within it:
- a CDS encoding nitroreductase family protein — encoded protein: MELQHAIKYRRSIKKFNRDMHINEDAVREAVVEAANAPNHGMREPWRVVYVPKHKLGEMSKEVTRYAFPREPEKKQSHYDAVTNLGGFIALIMKCDARQREENENYLAVGAYAQNLLLLLYEKGIGTCWKTPTYIFHPKVRNVFGVLPDERLIGFIYLTDLESEKETEAKRKNKGVYTEYI
- a CDS encoding thioredoxin family protein, giving the protein MQKIQNMDRFKEIINGDNIAIVKFEASWCPDCKAMDMWVDPIVQKYNQYDWYVVNRDEVEEAAIENDVMGIPSILIFKNGEKLHHLHSAHAKSPEQVESFLAESLG
- a CDS encoding arsenate reductase family protein, with protein sequence MIKFYQYPNCTTCKKAAKFLSEHGVSYEPIDIVQLTPTKEEFREIVQQSGIEIKKLFNTHGAKYRELKLKDKLSELSDDEKLELLASDGMLVKRPLAILGDKVTVGFNEQVYRDTWL
- a CDS encoding GNAT family N-acetyltransferase, with the protein product MIKVLNDRHAKAFYQLTCEAFRLHPSAFVHEINERTDYTEQDIAQLLHPDYHHHQIFFGAFEDEMLIGFVQLNFFPYTSKSHKATIQGLFVKPDYRGKTVGRQLMKYLIQYAKQHNIEQLILGVASNNIAAKVFCGHLGFEFLGLESHARKYENTYIDEHWLIHYMDNDPI
- the aroD gene encoding type I 3-dehydroquinate dehydratase gives rise to the protein MKTQIVASFMPTTIHLSTDDLTLIEEKQQYFDILELRIDAIPDVSLNKVRQMLEQLHQKGLHKAVLVTFRTTAQGGKGAILEGVYEGLMKDIAELEQVDYVDIEWAPSYHRESLVAQIQSTGTDVVVSYHNFHETPQLEVLKKTYYHMSKWKGTHLKIAVMPHTRQDVLTLLHAVTDASSALPHWITGISMSQLGIISRTAQQTFGGALTYGAITESVAPGQLDVKTLKSAMALYQ